The following DNA comes from Cyanobacteria bacterium GSL.Bin1.
TGAAAGATATCGCCGGCGTGGATATACTGCTTGGCTTTTTCAACACTGCGTTCAAAATCGGCTTCGGTGGTAGTGCTTTCATAGGTAGAGTCATCGGTTGCCGGAGATTTTGTCAGAGAAACTGTCGTTGCCAGGTTGGGCAAGGGAGATTGCAATTTACTGACTAACTTAGAAACGCGATCGCGCGCTTGTTCGTAAGCGATTTTCAAATCCGTTTCGTCTCGCAGATCCGCATAAGCAATGGCAAAAATTTTTCGCTTCACCTGGTCAAACACCAGTAACTGATCCACTTGCATCCACACCCCATCCGGTAAATCATCTTTTTGGGGGTCATGAATGGGAACTCGCGGTTCAATCCAATTGATGAGTTCATATCCCCACATGCCAAACAAACCACCAATTCCCGGCGGAAGGTTGTCGAGTTGAACCGGATGAATGGAAGCAAGACACTCTTTTAAGACCGTAAAGGGATTCCCCTGATAAACCGTTTCTTTCCCAGCGCGATCAACTTGTTTGGTAGTTTCTCCCCGATTTTCTAAAACCCACATTGGGTCACAGCCTAAAAAACTGTAGCGTCCGAGGTTTTCTCCCCCTTCTACTGACTCTAAGAGAAAACTATAGGGTTGTCCTGCGCAAACTTTAAACCAAGCCGAAACCGGTGTCTCTAGATCAGCTGTGCATTCTTGGTAAACCGGGATAAAGTTACCTTCACTGGCAAGTTCGCAAAACTGGGAAAATTCGATCATTGATCTTTTTATTTATTCTTACTGCTTTGTTATTTATGTGAGCGATCAACCCCTAATGACCAATGACTAATGACTAATGACCAAGAATTAACATCGCATCGCCAAAAGAATAAAAACGATACTGATGCGCGATCGCGTCTTCATACAACGATAATAACCGTTGACGTCCAATAAACGCACTCACCAACATCAATAAACTCGAACGCGGTAAATGAAAGTTGGTAATCAAACCATCTACCACTTGTAACTCATAACCCGGATAGATAAATAAATCCGTTTTGCCACAAAACGCATCGAGACTGCCCTGGGCAGCCACTGCCCCTTCTAAAGCGCGCACCACCGTTGTTCCTACTGCAATTACCCGTCCACCTTGCGCTTTCGTTACCTTAATTTTCTCGACTGTTGCTGGGGGAACATTAATCCATTCTTGGTGCATCTGATGATCCGTAATCGTTTCGGTTTCCACAGGGCGAAACGTTCCCACTCCCACATGAAGCGTCACTTCGGTTTGGGCAATTCCCTTCTGTGCTAACGTCGCTAATAACTCATCGGTAAAATGTAAGCCAGCAGTGGGTGCCGCGATCGCGCCTTGTTCTTGGGCATAAACCGTCTGATATTGTTCGGGTTGGGCTTGGCGAGAAGTCACATAAGGGGGAAAAGGAATCTCTCCATAGTCGTCTAAAACGCTAATTAACGAGGTTTGTGCTGGTCGATCAAACTGTAAGAACCGTCCACCGGTTGCCTCATCTTTTGCCATAACAGTGGCTTCCAAAATTGGTTTTTGTTTTCCTTGACGGGAAAAAAATTGAATCTTGGCCCCGATTGGCAAGCGTTTTCCGGGCTTAACCAAGGCTAACCAGCAATTGGGATTGGTTTCTTCTAACAGCAACACTTCCACTGCTGCACCGGTGGTTTTGTGCCCATACATTCGCGCTGGAATCACTTTTGTATTGTTAACCACTAATAAATCCCCAGCTTGTAGCCACTGGGGGAGATCATAAAAACGTTGGTGATAATGAGTCGTGGGGGAATCGGCCACCAACAAGCGGGAATGATCGCGAGGGGTAACAGGCGTTTGGGCAATATAATTTTCTGGGAGTTGGTAATCGTAACTACTCAGTTTTTGGTCTAAGGGGGAAGAATCAACTTTCATCATTCCTGATTAAAACAACATTATTACGAACCTGGTATGGACAATTTACAAAAAATCCATGCAGTTTAGCCAAAATCGACGGTTATCTCTTATCGTCAATGTATAAATTGGGGGATCTTCCCCTAGTAAGAGACTCAGTCACTCTGGGAAACTAAAGATAGCGCAGACCGATGGGATCGCGCGATGGAGGTTTTTCCAAAAATGAAGTATATCTATTTTCTTGCTAATGCCAGTTTAACGCTCAGACTGATTGACCATCTTTGCGGAAATTCAGAACTTCCGACAAGCATCGTGACTGTAATTCACCGCATTGATGGTTGGCTGGTTAAAATTCACTTTCAGCAATCCCTCACCTCAGATCAACATGGTGATTTCCAAGCTTACCTCAATGAAATTGGCATTCCCTACGAGCCAGAAATTCGTTTGCAAATGGCACTGTGGAGTTTAGAAGTGGGACAACCAATGGTTGATGTCATGCGTCGCTATCAGTTGGCAATTGTTTCCCATGGTCAGCCAAATTATAGTGATATTGAAGCGTTTCGCGAACAATTCACGAAAGGACTGGGATATTGCCCAGAAACGCTCGCTTGATTAAAATTGCCTAAAATTAATCATTATTACTCAATAATTTAATGGTGGTAATCTTTTCCTGACCCATATTGCCACCCTTCAATTAATCGGTGCAAACGGTATTGTTGTTCAGGAGAAAGGTTTTTGAGTGCGGGGAGCAACGGTTGGCTGATTTCTGCTAAACCACTGTATAGACCGAGATTAATATAGTGAACTAACCAATCCAAGAGGGGAGAAATACCCACTTGTGGAATAACGGGGAACACAATATCCGGTCGCCTAAAAGCGGTGAGGGCTAAGGCTTGAGTCAAAGCGGGGAAC
Coding sequences within:
- the queA gene encoding tRNA preQ1(34) S-adenosylmethionine ribosyltransferase-isomerase QueA; amino-acid sequence: MKVDSSPLDQKLSSYDYQLPENYIAQTPVTPRDHSRLLVADSPTTHYHQRFYDLPQWLQAGDLLVVNNTKVIPARMYGHKTTGAAVEVLLLEETNPNCWLALVKPGKRLPIGAKIQFFSRQGKQKPILEATVMAKDEATGGRFLQFDRPAQTSLISVLDDYGEIPFPPYVTSRQAQPEQYQTVYAQEQGAIAAPTAGLHFTDELLATLAQKGIAQTEVTLHVGVGTFRPVETETITDHQMHQEWINVPPATVEKIKVTKAQGGRVIAVGTTVVRALEGAVAAQGSLDAFCGKTDLFIYPGYELQVVDGLITNFHLPRSSLLMLVSAFIGRQRLLSLYEDAIAHQYRFYSFGDAMLILGH